CGCTGTGGGCGCAGGCGGAAGCGGCGGGAACGACGCTGCCGCCCTTCGGCGGCGAGCTGCACGGCGGCACCTGGGTGACGATCACCGCGCTCAGCCTGTTCGCCATCATCCTGCTGCCGCGCCAGTTCCACGTCACGGTGGTGGAAAACCACAGCGAGAGCGAGATCAGGCGGGCGATCTGGCTGTTCCCGGTCTACCTGGTGCTGATCAACCTGTTCGTCCTGCCGATCGCGGTCGCCGGCCTGCTGACCTTCGGCGAGGGCGCGGTCGATGCCGACATGTTCGTGCTGGCGCTGCCGATGGCCGCCGGCTCCAACTGGGTGACGCTGGTCGCCTTCATCGGCGGGCTGTCGGCGGCGACCGCGATGGTGATCGTCGAAAGCGTCGCCCTGTCGATCATGGTCTGCAACGACCTGGTGGTGCCGTTCCTGCTGCGCCACTGGGGCACCGGGGCCGGGCGCGGCGACATGGGCAAGCGCCTTTTGCAGATCCGCCGCATTGCCATCCTGGCGATCCTGCTGCTGGCCTACGCCTATTACCGCGCCGCGGGCAACACGGCCGCACTCGCCTCCATCGGGCTGTTGTCGTTCGCCGCGGTCGCGCAGCTGGCGCCCGCCTTCTTCGGCGGCATGATCTGGCGCCGCGGCACCGCCCGCGGCGCCATCGGCGGCATCGTCGCGGGGTTCGCGGTGTGGGCCTACACGCTGCTGCTGCCGACCTTCGCCGATTCCGGCCTGCTGCCGGCGGGCTTCGTCGAGAACGGACCGTTCGCCCTCGCGTTCCTGCGGCCGCACCGGCTTTTCCACCTGGAGTTCGCGCCGCTGTCGCACGGCGTGTTCTGGAGCATCATGGTCAATGTCACGACCTACGTGCTGGTGTCGCTGATGCGCCGGCCGGAGGCGATCGAGCGACTGCAGGCGAACGTCTTCGTGCAGGCCGATCTGGCCCCGATCGCGCCGGCCCGGCGGCTGTGGCGCAGCCCCGTCGCGCTCGGCGAGCTGATGGACACGGTGGCGCGCTATCTCGGCGAGGAACGCACCGAGCGGTCCTTCAGCACCTTCGCCGAGGAACGCGGGCTGACGCTCAACCGGCACGGCGAGATCGACATGCACGTGCTGCGCTACGCCGAGCACCTGCTCGCCAGCGCCATCGGCGCGTCCTCGTCGCGACTGGTGCTGTCGCTGCTGCTCGGCCGCCGCGACGTCAGCAACAAGCAGGCGCTGAAGCTGCTCGACGATGCCTCCGAGGCGATCGTCTACAATCGCGACCTGCTGCAGACCGCCCTCGATCACGTCGGCCAGGGCATCGTGGTGCTCGACCCGGACATGCGGCTGACGACCTGGAACAGGCGGTTCCGCGAACTGCTGGCGCTGCCGCCGGACCTCGGCCGCATCGGCGTGCCGCTGGTGGATATCCTGCGGTTCTGCGCCGAACGCGGCGATTTCGGCCCCGGACCCGCGCAACAGCTGGTCGAAGACCGGCTGCGGCGCATGATGATCATGCGCGAGACCTATCAGGAGCGCCTGGAGCCGACCGGCACCGTGCTGGAGGTACGCACCAACACCATGCCCGACGGCGGACTGGTGATGACCTTCACCGACATATCAGAGCGGGTCCGCACCGCCGAGGCGCTGGAACGGGCGAACGAAACGCTGGAGCGGCGGGTGCGCGAGCGCACCGACGATCTGGAACGGATCAACCACGACTACGAGCGCGCCAAGCAGCAGGCCGAGGAGGCGAACTTCGGCAAGACCCGGTTCCTGGCGGCGGCGAGCCACGACATCCTGCAACCGCTCAACGCCGCCCGCCTCTACGCGGCGAGCCTTTCGGAGCGGCGCCTGAAATCGGACGACCGCCGGCTGGCCAGCCATATCGACGCCTCGCTCGACGCGGTGGAGGACATCCTCGGCACGATCCTCGATATCTCGCGGCTGGATACCGGCGCGCTGAAGCCGGAAATCTCCACCTTCCCGATCTCCGACGTGCTGTCGCCGCTCGGCGTCGAATTCGCGCCGATCGCCCGGGACCGGGGCCTCGACCTCAGGATCATGCCCTGCTCGCTGGTCGTGCGGTCGGACCGCCGGCTGTTGCGCCGGTTGCTGCAGAACCTCGTCTCCAACGCGGTGAAATACACCGAATCCGGCCGCGTGCTGGTCGGCTGCCGGCGCCGCGACGGCCGCGTGCGCATCGAGGTGCACGATACCGGGCGCGGCATTCCGATATCGAAGCAGAAGCTGATCTTCGAGGAGTTCCATCGCCTCGAGGACGGGGCGAAGCAGGCGCGCGGCCTCGGGCTCGGCCTGTCGATCGTCGAACGCATCGGCCGGGTGCTCGATCACCCCGTCGAGCTCGTGTCGACGCCGGGGCGCGGCTCGGCGTTTCGCGTCGAGCTGCCGGTGACCGCGGAATTGCCGCCGCAACTCGCGCCGAGCCGCCAGCCGCGGCGCCGGGGCATGCGGACGGACGGCCTGACGATCCTGTGCATCGACAACGAGCGCGATATCCTGGACGGCATGGTGGCGCTGCTCAGCGGCTGGGGCTGCAAGGTCCTGTGCGCGCCATCGGCGAAGGCGGCGGTCCGCGCCCTGCGGCGCGACAAGGTGATGCCGGACGTGCTGCTGGTCGACTACCATCTCGATGACGGCAACGGCATCGACGCGGTCGTCGACCTGCGCTGGAAGCTCGCCAACAAGCTGCCGGCGATCCTGATCACGGCCGACCGCTCGCCAGCGGTGCGCGACGAGGCCCGGTCCAAGGACATCCCGGTGCTCTACAAGCCGCTCAAGGCGGCCGCGCTGCGGGCGCTGCTCGCCCAGTTCCCGGTTCGGCGCGAGGCCGCGGAGTAACCAGCGCCCCGGTGCGGGGCAGCCGAGATCCTGTCCCGGGCCGTTCCGGGCATATCCGCGTCGCAGAGGCCAAGACACGCGGAGACGGCACGGAGGCGGCTAGGCCGGCGGGTCGCCCGGCCACTGACCGGCCTCGATCCGGCTCGCCGCGATCACCGCCTGGGTGCGGCTCTCGACGCCGAGCTTCTGCAGGATCGCCGAGACATGCGCCTTCACGGTGGCCTCCGAGACGCCGAGCTCGTAGGCGATCTGCTTGTTGAGCAGCCCCTCGCTCAGCATCATCAGGACGCGCACCTGCTGCGGCGTCAGCGTGGCGAGCCGGGCGGACAGCTGCGCCTCGTCCTCGTCTGCGGGGCCGAGATCGAGATTGGGCGGCGTCCAGACGCCGCCGGCCAGGACCTCGCCGACCGCCTGGCGAATCCCCTCCACATCGGTCGACTTGGGAATGAAGCCGGAGGCGCCGAACTCGAGGCAGCGCTGAACGACCGCCGGCTCCTCGTGCGCCGACACCACCACGACCGGCACGCTGGGATACTGCGCCCGCAGGAACAGCAAGCCGGAGAAGCCGCGCACGCCGGGCATGGCGAGATCGAGCAGAACCAGATCGATCTCGGAGTCGGCCTCGATCCGCTCGGTCATCTCCTCGATGGTCCCGGCCTCGAGGATCTCGACGTCCGCGAAAGCGCCGGACAGCGCATGTTTCAGGGCATCGCGAAACAGCGGATGGTCGTCCGCGATCAGTATCCGGTAGCCGTCCGAGTGGTGCAATGTCGTTCCCGCCCCAAGGTTGCCGCACGCCCCCCAAGTGTTTCGCGCCGGAGGCCGGGGCGCAAGTCCCCGGGGACGCACCGTCCCGACGGATTTCCGGAAATTCGACAGGAAACCGACGCGCTTGCGCGCGCTCGCGGCGCCTCCAGCGACGCGCCCATGTATTCGCGCCGATTTACTCGAAAACCACAGGTATTCACCCGTAGCCAAAAGTCGAATGTAGAGCAAACCGGCGCAATGGTAACCTTTTATTAACGTGGCAGCCCGGGGACGGTGGCGGCCGCGTGGGCCGAGAGCATCCGAATGCCGGGCTCGCGGCTCCGACTAATGGGGGCCTGATCAAGCGGGATCAACAAGCGCCGCGAAAGGGCCCGTGACCCTAGAGGAAACGTGACCCATGGCAAACGGCAACGATGAAGCCTGGTGGGGCAGGACGAAAGGTCTGATGATCACGTGTCTGGTGATCTGGGCCATATTCGGCTTCGTGGTCCACTTCTTCGTAAATGCACTGAACGAAATCGTCATTCTCGGTTTCCCGCTCGGCTACTACATGGCCGCGCAGGGCTCGCTGATCGTGTTCGTGATCCTGATCTTCTGGTTCTCCGGACGGCAGGACGCCATCGACCGCGAATTCGGCGTCGCCGAAGACGACTACTGAGGGGGGCGGAACGATGGCAACCCAAACCGGTGGTGGTTCCGACTTCGTCAACAATCTCGGCAAGATCTACGGCATCTATACGGGCGGCTTCGCCGCTTTCGTGGTGCTGCTGGCGATCCTGGAGCAGGTCGGCGTTCCCGACAGGGTGATCGGCTACCTGTTCGTGTTCTTCACGCTGGCGGTCTATGCCGGCATCGGCATCCTGTCGCGTACCATGCAGGTCAGCGAGTACTACGTCGCGGGCCGCAGGGTTCCGGCGTTCTACAACGGCATGGCGACCGCGGCGGACTGGATGTCCGGCGCCTCGTTCGTCGGCATGGCCGGCACGCTCTATGCGCTGGGCTATGACGGCCTGGCGTTCGTGCTGGGCTGGACCGGCGGCTACGTGCTGGTGGCGGTGCTGGTCGCGCCGTACCTGCGCAAGTTCGGCGCCTACACGGTGCCCGACTTCCTGGCGGCCCG
This Microbaculum marinisediminis DNA region includes the following protein-coding sequences:
- a CDS encoding PAS domain-containing hybrid sensor histidine kinase/response regulator; the protein is MQGWVVVATAVLYLAFLFAVASWGDKLALRGRWRGGRPFLYAMTLCVYCTSWTFFGSVGLSARTGLDFLPVYLGPALMIGLGYPILLRIVRLAKDQNITSIADFIAARYGKSPQVAAVVTLILVVGVLPYIALQLKAISASVGTMVGYLQQNGAIENVPILADSALLVAFALALFAILFGTRHIDATEHQDGMMLAIATESIVKLGAFLVVGIFITYSMFDGPQALWAQAEAAGTTLPPFGGELHGGTWVTITALSLFAIILLPRQFHVTVVENHSESEIRRAIWLFPVYLVLINLFVLPIAVAGLLTFGEGAVDADMFVLALPMAAGSNWVTLVAFIGGLSAATAMVIVESVALSIMVCNDLVVPFLLRHWGTGAGRGDMGKRLLQIRRIAILAILLLAYAYYRAAGNTAALASIGLLSFAAVAQLAPAFFGGMIWRRGTARGAIGGIVAGFAVWAYTLLLPTFADSGLLPAGFVENGPFALAFLRPHRLFHLEFAPLSHGVFWSIMVNVTTYVLVSLMRRPEAIERLQANVFVQADLAPIAPARRLWRSPVALGELMDTVARYLGEERTERSFSTFAEERGLTLNRHGEIDMHVLRYAEHLLASAIGASSSRLVLSLLLGRRDVSNKQALKLLDDASEAIVYNRDLLQTALDHVGQGIVVLDPDMRLTTWNRRFRELLALPPDLGRIGVPLVDILRFCAERGDFGPGPAQQLVEDRLRRMMIMRETYQERLEPTGTVLEVRTNTMPDGGLVMTFTDISERVRTAEALERANETLERRVRERTDDLERINHDYERAKQQAEEANFGKTRFLAAASHDILQPLNAARLYAASLSERRLKSDDRRLASHIDASLDAVEDILGTILDISRLDTGALKPEISTFPISDVLSPLGVEFAPIARDRGLDLRIMPCSLVVRSDRRLLRRLLQNLVSNAVKYTESGRVLVGCRRRDGRVRIEVHDTGRGIPISKQKLIFEEFHRLEDGAKQARGLGLGLSIVERIGRVLDHPVELVSTPGRGSAFRVELPVTAELPPQLAPSRQPRRRGMRTDGLTILCIDNERDILDGMVALLSGWGCKVLCAPSAKAAVRALRRDKVMPDVLLVDYHLDDGNGIDAVVDLRWKLANKLPAILITADRSPAVRDEARSKDIPVLYKPLKAAALRALLAQFPVRREAAE
- a CDS encoding response regulator transcription factor; this encodes MHHSDGYRILIADDHPLFRDALKHALSGAFADVEILEAGTIEEMTERIEADSEIDLVLLDLAMPGVRGFSGLLFLRAQYPSVPVVVVSAHEEPAVVQRCLEFGASGFIPKSTDVEGIRQAVGEVLAGGVWTPPNLDLGPADEDEAQLSARLATLTPQQVRVLMMLSEGLLNKQIAYELGVSEATVKAHVSAILQKLGVESRTQAVIAASRIEAGQWPGDPPA
- a CDS encoding DUF4212 domain-containing protein; the protein is MANGNDEAWWGRTKGLMITCLVIWAIFGFVVHFFVNALNEIVILGFPLGYYMAAQGSLIVFVILIFWFSGRQDAIDREFGVAEDDY